A window of Mustela erminea isolate mMusErm1 chromosome 19, mMusErm1.Pri, whole genome shotgun sequence genomic DNA:
CGCCCGCTCCAGGGGCCTGCTGGCCCAGCCGGGCTCCGGCGCCCACGGCGCCATACCCTGGGCCGCGCCCGGGTGCCAGGACTGGGATGGCCAAGCCGGCTGTGGGCCCGGGGGGGTGGGGCACGGAGGGCTGCGGGGTTCGTACACTTGTTAAAGCGCGTCCCGGCGGCGCTCCCCCGGGGCCGAAAGCCGAGTGGGCCTCAGCGTTCGTTCCTCCCCCACTTGCCTGTCCCACCATTGCCCCTACCGCGGGGTCTCTTACCGCCTGGGCACGGGCTGGAAAGCTGTCTTGAGTAACTTTTTCTCCACTTCCAAGGCACTACAGCGATCTAAGGGAAgcggggaagaaaaaggaaggccTTTAGAGCGCTCCATTCCAGCACTCAGGGCCGCTCGAGGCAGGCGCGGGGTGGTAAGCGTCCTGCGTCCCCGGGGTCCTGCCCATCTCCGTCTGCCCCCTGGCGACCCCCAGaacccacccccctccctccgcACCCAGCGCTCAGTAGTCACCTGTTCCGCCCTCGGGCTCTGCCGGTCGAGcgaaggcggcggcggcggcggccgggtgGCCCGCGGCTCCGGGAAGTCCCAGCAGGTGTGGAGGGGCCGAGCCGAGCAGGGAGAGCGGGTGCGGGCGGGGCCCCGGCGGCGGGCCTGGGAACGGCCGGTTGGTCCAAGCGGGGAACTTGCTCAGAGGCGCCGAGACGAGTCTGTgggccgcggcggccgcggcggctgGAGAGAGCTGCAGGGCTGGGGGCGCGACGGCGGCTCCAGGGGGAGAACCCCCGGCGCCCGGAGGCGAGGGGCGCGGGTTGTCCGGGCTTGTGGCCGTCTCGGCCAGGGACCAGATCTTGGGCTTCTGCAGGGCTGAGGCGGGCGCTGGCGCCGGAGCGCAGGGGTCCAGGCCCGCAGGCGGAGAAGGCGGAGAAGGCGGAACCGCGGCCACCGGCGGTGGCGCTGGGGCCAGACTCAACATCGGCAGTGGACGCTCCTCCAGGCCCTCCGAGCTGTCGTCCGAGTCGCTATTCTTggagtctgaaatgggtctcagGCCGAGGTCGCCGTCCCTGTGCGCCGTCCCAGCCAAGGCGAGCTCAGGCCCCGTGGCCGCGCCGTCTAAGTTCTCCAAATCGATCTCCTCGTCCTCGTCGTCGTCCGCCAGGCCCTCGCCCCccgtgtcctcctcctcccccacgagctcctcctcctccagctccagctcgCGTTTGCTGTCTTCTTCGTCCTCCTCCTCGTCTTCCTCCTCGCGCTCGCTCCCGTAGGCGTTGCCCTCCTCGTCGGTGCGGCTGCGGGGCGCCCAAGTcatcttgttctctttcttgagGCGCCGGCGCGCGTTGGCGAACCAGGTGGACACCTGGGTGAGGGTCATCTTGGTGATGATGGCCAGCATGATCTTCTCGCCCTTGGTGGGGTAGGGGTTCTTGCGGTGCTCGTTGAGCCAGGCCTTGAGCGTGCTAGTGCTTTCCCGGGTGGCGTTCTTGGGACGGGACGGGTCCCCGAACTGGTACTGGCCATACGGGTAGAAGGCCGGGTGCGGGTGCGGAAACGCGGCGGCCGCGGCCGGATGCTGCACCCCCGGGCTGTCTTTCAGCTCGTACTGCGCGCCCTGTACGCACATGGAGAGGGAAGGGACACGCGCGGAGGGAGCGCGGGTGAGCCCTAGCCGTCGCCGCCTCCACCCTCCCGGCCTGGGCCGCGCTCATCTACTCCCGCGCGCTCACCTCTTCCCGCGCCCCAGctctccagccctcccccaccccaccccggctcCCTGGGTGCTTACCAGCTGCGGGAAGATGGGCAGCTCGGCGGCGTAGGGCAGAAAGGCACCGTAGCCTTGGGCGGCTGCGGCAGCCGCTGCCGCCGCGGCATAGGGCGCCCCGTACACAGAGGAGAGCACGTTGGACAGGGACCCCGAGGCGGCCAGCTCCGAGGCTCCGGCTCCTGGGCCGCCCCGGGCCCCAGCGTTGCCGCCGCCGCTGGCGGCCCCCGGGCGCTCGGGTGGGTAGAGCGGGCGGATATACTGGTATCCGAGCTGGGGGAAGGACATGATGGCCCGCGGGGCACGGACGGAGAGGGGGCCCGGCCCCCGGGGCCGCCCTGCTCAGCGCCGCCCGCGGGCTCCGGCGCGCATCGGGGGCTGGGCCGGGCTGGGGCCGCGCTGCCTCCCGCGCTGAGCTGCGCTCCGCGTTCGCCTATTGATCTgctccgcggcggcggcggcggcggcggcggcggcggtggcggcggcgagGAGCCAGGTCAGGTCCGAACAGATTGGCGGAGATTCCCGGGGCTCCGGGCTCTGATTGACATTTCTACGGGCCCGCAAGCCCCTCCTCTCTGCGCCGCGCTCCCTCCTCTTGCCAGCCGGAGCAGCCTCTGCCCGCGCCTCGCTCCTCACTGCCCTCCTCTCCCCGAGCAGTGTCGCGCCTCGCTTCCTTCGCCCTCCTCTAGTTTTCACTCCCCCTCCTcgcccttcctcttccctccctctctgcgcTCCTCTTGCCCCTAGGATCGCTTCCGCTCCTTCGGGCTCTTTCACTCTCCTGGACTCTCGGaaactctcttccctctcctgcttttcCGTTCTCTctattccttctctcttctcccctttctgcTCCGTtcactctttcttctcccctctttttatctctctgcctactcccataactcccccaccacccccacccccacccctggcctcgGCGGCGCCCTGGGCTCAGGCGGCCTAAAGTTGGGGACACTTAAGGTGCCGTGAGGGGGGTGTGGATCCGTGGATCGGTGTCTGaggctgtgtctgtgtgtccgtccccgccctcacctcctcccctgcccttccccaaatCTCGGGTCTGACGTCTCGCCCTCTTATTCGACTTTTCCTCGCGTCTCCTTCCCGAGTCGCCAATCGCCGGGGCGCCTTCTAGGCGAGGCCGCCCACCCCGGAGGATACTGCGcgctgggcggggcggggcggggacgcGAGCCCGGGCGCTCGGAGTCCCTGCCCGCCCCCTCCGGCCTGCGccgggaggggcagcgggaggcGCTGGGACGCGGGTTAGTACTGGGTCAACTCGCCCCTCCCCGCTGCCCGGCCCTCGGTACCTCTCTCCCCGCCCCAGCGCCGGGCCTGGGTCGGGACCGGATCTCGGTCCAGCGTAGGCGCTGGGGCTTTCCTCGGCCCGGGCCCCCTTTTCGGCTTGCACCTCTAGATGCCAGGCCACTCTCAGCGGAGTAGGGAAGAAGCTAGAGGAGTGGTACGAGGGACGAGGGGGTGCGTTCTAGTGGAGCCTTCAAAGGCCATCTCATTCCCCAGGGGAGCGAGCAGCCCCCTACCCAGAGCACCAAACCCTGAAATCAGCTACTTTAACGGCGCCTGTGTCCGGGTGCGAACCTCTTATTAGAAATGGCGGGCTCTGCCTCGGCAGGGGCTGCAGTGTGGACCCCCTGGAGACCCTACGCTGGGATGTGGAGCCTAGCGGCGTCCTAAGTGGGTAGgcgtggggggaggagcagagagccaggtggagGAAGCTCCAGGAACTTTGCGAGAGCGCTTCGAGAAGTTTGTATATTGGAATTTTTAGTCCGGAGACACCCTTCGTTTCCCtaccccttcctctgctccctggTCACCgtgccaaactgttttctttctgtagagATCCTATCACCGTCTCGGGTGGGGATGGCAGGCAAGACTTTTGGTTATCTGTGGGATATTTCCTCAATCAAACCTGAAATCCCAGGATCCCAACGCCCACCCTCACGGATGAGGGCGTGCAGCCGACCGCGGGATTGAAATTCCCGGAATCGCAGCGACTCCGGGCTAAAAGCTTTAGGCCGCGGCGGCGACCGACACACAGGCCAGGCCTGCAGCGGTAGCGCCCCAGGGACAGCACGGGGGGCGGTAACTCGGTCATGGAGTGGCCAGCCCCGGCTGTGAGGCGGAAACTGGCCGCCGCGCGCTGATTGATAGAGGAATTGAATCCGAATTCCACCAGAGCGGAGGGATCGGAGAGCCTCGGGCCGCGTGTCTCTCCAGTCTAAGCAGCTCTGGGCAGGTCCAGTTCAGGAATGAACTGCCAGTTCTGACCCCACCCCTCACTCCCCGTCTCCTTTCACCGGTCTTCGCACAGGGCAGCGGCTCCAGAGAAAAattgcggtgtgtgtgtgtgtgtgtgtgcggggtgGAGACAAGAGAAAGTTTGGGGGCCACCAGTTTGGTGTTCGATTGGGGAAACTGACGTGCGGCCTTCTCACATTCGGGCGAGGTCTTACCCATATCCcttccccacctgcttctctgcctgatACCTGGCGTTGGCCATAGCTGGAGTCTCCCCAGAGGAGATGATATCAGGGGAAGCTGTGGCTTTGAAATGTTTCCCCGGCGCCTGATTTCGTTTCCAGTTAAACCTCTCAGCCAAGTGGTTTCGGGAATCATGGGGTCCCCTTCTCACGGAAAATCCAGGGGTTACAAAATTGAGGGTATTTCCCAGAGTGCTTCCTAGGTGTTCGACCTCGAGCCTCGACGGCCCTGTACCCCAGAGTTTGCACCAAATGGGGGCACCGGAACGGAGAGAGCCAAGAGCCAGATCCCGAGGTGGGGAGACTGTGGGGTGCGCTGTAAATGCCCGGATGAAACGCTCACTTTTTAAGACTCAGCTCTTcctgaaggaaaagacaaaaccatGAGCCGGGGAGATGCTTCCTCCGCATTAACCAGCTATCGACCTGGCTGCGTCGAGCTgcgggaggtgggagagaggccAAGGAAGGGGCGAGGTGGTTCTCTGTGAACCAACCACGCAGGTCCGAGGGCTCCCATGACCCAAAAGGAGAACCCCCAAACCCATTCGCGTACCCAAGAACCTCGATTAATCAGGTCCCTCCCGGCGTCCCAGGTCCCGCGCAGAAGCGGCCTTTCCGCTACCCTAGCGTCCCGCAGAGATCACCCCTGGCCCGGGAGGTCCGCGCTTTACTTCGGGACTCAGCGTCCTAGGCGGCCGAGCCCCGACGTGGCACTAGCTCCGCAACTCGACCGGGCCAGTAGAACCCGGCCCCGGACTGCACTCTCGAGTTCGAGGACAGCCGAACCATTTCCAGAGATTTCTAATCCAAGGAAGGACGTCAAAGTTTGACACTCAcacagggaggagaagcaggtgcaCGGGAAGTTGATTTGGAAAAGTCATGCGCGCAAAAACGCGCCGCACACAAAAGCTTCTCcgtcttttctccttcttccaacGTCCCCAGCGCACACACAACGCTTCGGAGGCTTGCTGTAGACGCTCTCTCTACGCGGCCCCGAGTGTGGCAGTGTACGGAGAGGGTGACCATAGCACACGTTTGGTGCACACAGCAGCGCTCGCTGGACTCGCACCTGGTGCCGCTCGGCCCGACGTCTGCCCAGAGCCGGCGGCCCGCCAGGTTCAGGGGCAGCGCCAAGCACTGCACGCGAGCCGCTAGCCACCAGGCCCCCTTTCTGCCCTCTCCTCGCCCAGGCTCACGGTGCGCTAGCGTCCCCGTCGGGGGGCGCCGCTGCAGCCCTAGGTCTCCCCGCCGAGGCCGgtcttctgtccttccctcccagaACCGAAGTCCCCGGGCTGCAGTGCGGCCGCCGATCCCTCCGCTTCCTGCAGACGCTGCGGCGCTCGCTCCCACCGCTCCCTCCCCCCCGCGCTCGGGTTACAGGTTAATGAAATGCTCGTTTTCCtcagtcatttgttttgttttcctgcaaaGTTCTGATAAGTAGCTAACCAACGAAGCTTGTAATTACAATCTTACAGAAACCGGGCCGATCTGTATATAAATCTCACCATCCAATTACAAGATGTAATAATTTTGCACTCAAGCTGGTAATGAGGTCTAATACTCGTGCATGCGATAATCCCCTCTGGATGCTGGCTTGATCAGATGTTGGCTTTGTAATTAGACGGGcagaaaatcattatttcatgTTCAAATAGAAAATGAGGTTGGTGGGAAGTTAATTTCTCTCCGCTCTGTGAAGCGTAGACaagaatttaatgatttaattacAGTTGTAAGCCCTTTCCATGAGACTTAAATTGagctgagaatatttttttcttctctctctctccctctctctctccctcttccgcATTCTCTCTCTCCGCTATTAGCAGCCCTGCGGACGCCGGAGTGCGTGGCCTGGCGTCCGCACGGGGAGGGATTTGCATCAAGCCGGAATTCGGACCCCGGAGATCCCAGGAGGCACGGGCAGGCGGCCTGCAGAGGCGCCCGGGAAAGGGGTTGCGGCTCCCCACCGGTCGCCAGGGCCTTGAGATCGGTCCCTGGGTCCCGAGAAGCGTCGGGGAAACTTTGGGAGAAACTTTGCCAACTTTGCTCTCGGCGGGGGAGAGGCCGCCTGGCCGGCTGCCGCAGCTGCGGGCCGCGACGCGTGCAGTGGGCCGGGAGTCAGTCCCGGGCGCCCTGGAGCCGGCCCGGTGGCCCCAGGAGGGGCGCGAGGCCGGCCGACTGCCCCTGGCTCCCCGCTGCGCCCTCGCGCGTCCCCAGTCCGCCTGGCCCGCGCCCCCGGGGCTCCGAGGGGCCCACGACTCGCCGCGCCCAGGATGGCGGGGATCGAAAACCTGGCCCTCAGCGCAAGTGATCTGATTTTTCTTTACCTCTCCACGATCATCCTTTTTCCACCTGACTTGAGCAGTTTcactgcctccctctcctttgtttttcactctccgtctgtctgtctctcccacttTCTAGGTATTCGATTTCTAAgtcattcattttccttctctttcctccgcTCCCCTCGTTCgttgttttatttgttcctctGGACCATTCTGCAgtggctccttccctctgccctgatTTTGCCTCTTTTTATCTCTCTACCTCGGCGACGGACCCTCTCCTTCACCCCCCAattctccttctgtctttccttctctctttcatccCAGTCTATGTGCTTCTCCGGTTTCTTGATCTGTCTCTCAGGTTCTCCTCTGcgtgtattttttctcttctctttctctccaggacGTGTCccctcgcccccccacccccaccccacccccacccccacccccacccccacccccacccccccccccacccccacccccaccccgttgATCTGCCTTCCCCGCGGTGCCCCCTCCTCATCCATCTTGGGAGATGAATATGTCGCCTTATTGGATGCTGAGGCCAGAGCCGGGTGATGGGGCTCGGACAGCCTCGCGCAATTTCTTCATGCATATTGAGGAGATGGTAATGAGCGCGTTTGCATTGTTGCATGGAAAAGACTGCGTTTCCGGCCTCAATTCCGAGCCGGCAAGTGTGGCGAGGGCCCCAGAGAGCCCGCAATGGGCACCGGGCCTTGTGGCCACAGCTGGACCTCAACGGGATGGCGGGTGCTCGGGCCCCGGGGAGGAAGTGACCTCTCGGAGCGCGAGGCTAGGCCGCCGCCTCCTTGGGCTTCTCCACAAAGGCCGGCCGCGCTCCCCTCATTAAAGCCTCGTTATGGGAACCCCCGCCTGGCTCACTACGGTTCCCTGGCGCCCCCAGCCCATGGGCCTCTGAGCCCCCTCCCCTGATATTTCGAGGCCTGTGATGGAGCGCCACCAGGAAATTAGTGCCTGACAACGACGTCTAATGGCCATAAATTGTTTGCGAATTCTGAGTGACACGTCGCGGGATCAAACACAGCCGCATTGTGTAAGGCTCCGCTCACTCCTTCATCTGGGAGGGCGCAGCGGCCCTCGCTTAGGGCTGGGGCAGGTTGCGCTCAGGCCCCTGGGTTGTCCGCAGGAGACTCAGCCTGGGCGCAGCCTCCCTGGGGCCGACCTGGAGGACCCAGTCATTCTAGAGGGGCATGTCACTCCCTGAGAAGGTCCCGGGAGCTCAAGAGACAAGACCCAGGCATGCCACTCAGAGAAGGGAAAGGTTATGAAAGCCTGCAGCTTCCAGGGGTCAAACTCTTGAAGAATTGAGCTCGGAGGGAAGCCACTGCTGGAAACCCAGAAGGGCAGAGATCCCCAGCTCCAGGCGCAGCGGGAGTTGGGGACCTCTGGGTGTTAGACATTTGCACTAATCCCCCATTCTCCTCCCAACTTCAAACCCGGGAAAGCTGAGAAAACATCAAGATCTGGTCTTGTCTGGAATTGGGTGGTGTCGGGTTTCCCAAACTTCAAACCCTCCACTACCACCTCTAttatttgtttaacatttttccttAGGTTGACTCATTTTAAATACTTACATACAtgtttttggaaagaaaaccTGATACTGCTACTGTACATTGAAAATAGCTCTAACTCACCAtaaagggaaatgggaaaagataaaaaacaactAAAACCAAGCAATCTAAAACATTTGAACCATGTTGCTAGCTTGGGAATGGCTTCTCGAggacctgtgtgtgtgtaatcattaGCAGGGGTTGGAAGTATTAAACACTGCATCTTTTCCAGAAGAAATGAGAGATTTGAAAAGGCAATGCTTCTTATTATTCAACAATGTTAACTCTCTGTCTCCAAGATACCT
This region includes:
- the IRX3 gene encoding iroquois-class homeodomain protein IRX-3 → MSFPQLGYQYIRPLYPPERPGAASGGGNAGARGGPGAGASELAASGSLSNVLSSVYGAPYAAAAAAAAAAQGYGAFLPYAAELPIFPQLGAQYELKDSPGVQHPAAAAAFPHPHPAFYPYGQYQFGDPSRPKNATRESTSTLKAWLNEHRKNPYPTKGEKIMLAIITKMTLTQVSTWFANARRRLKKENKMTWAPRSRTDEEGNAYGSEREEEDEEEDEEDSKRELELEEEELVGEEEDTGGEGLADDDEDEEIDLENLDGAATGPELALAGTAHRDGDLGLRPISDSKNSDSDDSSEGLEERPLPMLSLAPAPPPVAAVPPSPPSPPAGLDPCAPAPAPASALQKPKIWSLAETATSPDNPRPSPPGAGGSPPGAAVAPPALQLSPAAAAAAAHRLVSAPLSKFPAWTNRPFPGPPPGPRPHPLSLLGSAPPHLLGLPGAAGHPAAAAAAFARPAEPEGGTDRCSALEVEKKLLKTAFQPVPRRPQNHLDAALVLSALSSS
- the LOC116579725 gene encoding collagen alpha chain CG42342-like; amino-acid sequence: MANASFFPTPLRVAWHLEVQAEKGARAEESPSAYAGPRSGPDPGPALGRGERYRGPGSGEGRVDPVLTRVPAPPAAPPGAGRRGRAGTPSARARVPAPPRPARSILRGGRPRLEGAPAIGDSGRRREEKSNKRARRQTRDLGKGRGGGEGGDGHTDTASDTDPRIHTPLTAP
- the LOC116578856 gene encoding translation initiation factor IF-2-like yields the protein MSRGDASSALTSYRPGCVELREHTFGAHSSARWTRTWCRSARRLPRAGGPPGSGAAPSTAREPLATRPPFCPLLAQAHGALASPSGGAAAALGLPAEAGLLSFPPRTEVPGLQCGRRSLRFLQTLRRSLPPLPPPRARVTALRTPECVAWRPHGEGFASSRNSDPGDPRRHGQAACRGARERGCGSPPVARALRSVPGSREASGKLWEKLCQLCSRRGRGRLAGCRSCGPRRVQWAGSQSRAPWSRPGGPRRGARPADCPWLPAAPSRVPSPPGPRPRGSEGPTTRRAQDGGDRKPGPQRK